The Betta splendens chromosome 4, fBetSpl5.4, whole genome shotgun sequence genome contains a region encoding:
- the LOC114854592 gene encoding integumentary mucin C.1-like, protein MRSLIYFLALVSSAGALVCQSCSDAQCSNTAPVTCSSQTMCLAASAEINEEGNIRQLTYKACASSSLCPATGSQTFSVNLALSKAVLAVGCCDTDNCNSLTPPIPAAQSLNSLSCKYRDPSLPATGVTQCRGIEDRCFQVKGTTGSSIDQASGCASNNLCAAAASLAALPILQSFPYLRNQISCCKSNLCNDLTTTTTTPPPKTTTTPPPKTTTTAPTTPKTTTTPPPKTTTTPPPKTTTTPPPKTTTTPPPKTTTTAPPPKTTTTAPPPPKTTTTAPPPPKTTTTPPPLPKTTTTPPPKTTTTPPSKTTTTPPPKKA, encoded by the exons ATGAGGAGCTTGATTTATTTTCTGGCTCTCGTCAGCTCAG CTGGAGCCCTTGTGTGTCAATCCTGCTCAGATGCTCAGTGTTCAAACACAGCACCAGTGACTTGTTCCTCACAGACCATGTGTCTGGCAGCTTCTGCAGAAA TCAATGAAGAGGGCAACATTAGACAGCTGACCTACAAGGCATGTGCATCATCCTCTCTGTGTCCAGCAACTGGCAGCCAGACATTTTCAGTCAACTTGGCTTTATCAAAAGCAGTTTTAGCTGTTGGTTGCTGTGACACTGACAACTGCAACTCTCTAACTCCACCTA TCCCTGCTGCTCAGTCGCTCAACAGCCTGTCATGTAAATACCGCGACCCTTCCCTTCCTGCTACTGGCGTCACTCAGTGTAGGGGAATAGAAGACAGATGCTTTCAAGTGAAGG GGACGACTGGGTCCAGCATAGATCAAGCTTCCGGCTGTGCATCCAACaacctgtgtgctgctgctgccagtctgGCTGCTCTGCCAATACTACAGAGTTTCCCTTATTTGAGGAATCAGATAAGTTGTTGTAAGAGCAATTTATGTAATGACCTTACAAC aaccaccactacaccaccaccaaaaaccaccactacaccaccaccaaaaaCCACCACTACAGCACCAACAACACCAAAAACcaccactacaccaccaccaaaaaccaccactacaccaccaccaaaaaccaccactacaccaccaccaaaaaccaccactacaccaccaccaaaaaCCACCACTACAGCACCACCACCAAAAACTACCActacagcaccaccaccaccaaaaacTACCActacagcaccaccaccaccaaaaaccaccactacaccaccaccactacctaaaaccaccactacaccaccaccaaaaaCCACCACTACACCACCATCAAAAACcaccactacaccaccaccaaaaaAAGCATAA